One Macadamia integrifolia cultivar HAES 741 unplaced genomic scaffold, SCU_Mint_v3 scaffold1421, whole genome shotgun sequence genomic window carries:
- the LOC122063682 gene encoding probable galacturonosyltransferase 14 isoform X1, with amino-acid sequence MQLHFSPSMKSITISSSNGFLDFMKIKVAARHVSYRTLFHTVLILAFLLPFVFILTAVVTLEGVNKCSSLDCLGRRLGPRLLGRADGSMKLVKDLCKILNQVNTEQIPADLKLPDTFSHLVSDMKNNHYDARTFAIKLKAMMEKFDREIRESKFAELMNKHFAATGIPKGLHCLSLRLTDEYSSNAHARKQLPSPELLPLLSDNSYYHFVLATDNILAASVVVTSTVQTSFKPEKIVFHVITDKKTYAGMHSWFALNPLQPAIVEVRGVHQFDWLTRENVPVLEAIESQHGIRDYYHGNHVAGANLSETTPRSFASKLQARSPKYISLLNHLRIYLPELFPNLDKVVFLDDDVVIQRDLSGLWEIDLKGKVNGAVETCKGEDEWVMSKRFKNYFNFSHPLITKRLNPDECPWAYGMNIFDLRAWRKTDIRDTYHFWLKENLKSNLTLWKLGTLPPALIAFRGHVHQIDPSWHLLGLGYQSKTSIESVKNAAVIHYNGQSKPWLEIGFEHLRPFWTKYVNYNNEFVKNCHILEP; translated from the exons ATGCAGCTTCATTTCTCTCCTAGCATGAAAAGCATCACAATCTCGAGCAGCAATGGGTTTCTTGACTTCATGAAGATCAAGGTCGCAGCTCGCCACGTCTCTTATCGGACCCTATTCCACACCGTCCTCATCCTTGCCTTCCTGCTGCCCTTTGTCTTCATTCTCACCGCCGTCGTCACCCTCGAAGGTGTCAACAAGTGTTCCTCCCTGG ATTGTTTGGGCAGACGATTGGGTCCAAGGCTTCTTGGTAGGGCTGATGGTTCAATG AAATTAGTAAAAGATTTATGTAAGATCCTCAACCAAGTTAACACTGAGCAAATCCCAGCCGACCTGAAGCTGCCGGATACATTCAGTCACCTTGTTTCTGATATGAAGAACAACCATTATGATGCCAGGACTTTTGCCATTAAGCTGAAAGCAATG ATGGAGAAATTCGACAGGGAAATTAGGGAGTCCAAGTTTGCAGAGCTGATGAACAAGCATTTTGCAGCGACCGGCATTCCAAAGGGCCTCCACTGTCTCTCTTTGCGTTTGACGGATGAGTACTCCTCCAATGCTCATGCTCGGAAACAGTTGCCATCTCCAGAATTACTCCCATTGCTTTCTGATAATTCTTACTACCACTTTGTCCTAGCGACTGATAACATCCTTGCAGCTTCTGTTGTGGTCACTTCCACTGTCCAAACCTCTTTCAAACCCGAGAAGATTGTCTTTCATGTCATCACTGACAAGAAGACTTATGCTGGTATGCACTCATGGTTTGCACTCAACCCTCTTCAACCAGCAATTGTTGAGGTGAGAGGAGTTCACCAATTTGACTGGTTAACAAGAGAGAATGTACCTGTGCTTGAGGCTATTGAGAGCCAGCATGGTATCAGGGATTACTACCATGGAAATCATGTTGCTGGGGCCAACCTTAGTGAGACTACTCCTCGATCATTTGCTTCCAAATTGCAGGCCAGAAGTCCAAAGTACATTTCTTTACTCAACCATCTTCGTATATACCTGCCAGAG CTGTTTCCGAACCTCGACAAAGTagtctttttagatgatgatgtggtAATTCAGCGTGATCTATCAGGGCTATGGGAGATTGACCTCAAGGGAAAAGTTAATGGGGCAGTAGAAACCTGTAAAGGTGAAGACGAGTGGGTGATGTCCAAGCGTTTCAAGAACTATTTCAATTTTTCTCATCCTCTGATTACAAAGCGTTTAAACCCTGATGAATGTCCATGGGCATATGGTATGAACATCTTTGATTTACGTGCATGGAGGAAAACAGATATCAGAGATACATATCATTTTTGGTTGAAGGAG AATCTGAAGTCAAACTTGACTCTGTGGAAGCTTGGCACATTACCCCCTGCTCTGATTGCATTCAGAGGCCATGTTCACCAAATTGACCCCTCATGGCACTTGCTTGGTTTGGGTTACCAGAGTAAGACCAGCATTGAGAGTGTGAAGAATGCAGCGGTGATTCACTACAATGGCCAGTCGAAGCCATGGCTAGAGATTGGCTTTGAGCATCTCCGGCCTTTTTGGACCAAGTACGTTAATTACAACAATGAATTTGTAAAGAACTGCCATATCTTGGAGCCTTAA
- the LOC122063682 gene encoding probable galacturonosyltransferase 14 isoform X2 has protein sequence MKLVKDLCKILNQVNTEQIPADLKLPDTFSHLVSDMKNNHYDARTFAIKLKAMMEKFDREIRESKFAELMNKHFAATGIPKGLHCLSLRLTDEYSSNAHARKQLPSPELLPLLSDNSYYHFVLATDNILAASVVVTSTVQTSFKPEKIVFHVITDKKTYAGMHSWFALNPLQPAIVEVRGVHQFDWLTRENVPVLEAIESQHGIRDYYHGNHVAGANLSETTPRSFASKLQARSPKYISLLNHLRIYLPELFPNLDKVVFLDDDVVIQRDLSGLWEIDLKGKVNGAVETCKGEDEWVMSKRFKNYFNFSHPLITKRLNPDECPWAYGMNIFDLRAWRKTDIRDTYHFWLKENLKSNLTLWKLGTLPPALIAFRGHVHQIDPSWHLLGLGYQSKTSIESVKNAAVIHYNGQSKPWLEIGFEHLRPFWTKYVNYNNEFVKNCHILEP, from the exons ATG AAATTAGTAAAAGATTTATGTAAGATCCTCAACCAAGTTAACACTGAGCAAATCCCAGCCGACCTGAAGCTGCCGGATACATTCAGTCACCTTGTTTCTGATATGAAGAACAACCATTATGATGCCAGGACTTTTGCCATTAAGCTGAAAGCAATG ATGGAGAAATTCGACAGGGAAATTAGGGAGTCCAAGTTTGCAGAGCTGATGAACAAGCATTTTGCAGCGACCGGCATTCCAAAGGGCCTCCACTGTCTCTCTTTGCGTTTGACGGATGAGTACTCCTCCAATGCTCATGCTCGGAAACAGTTGCCATCTCCAGAATTACTCCCATTGCTTTCTGATAATTCTTACTACCACTTTGTCCTAGCGACTGATAACATCCTTGCAGCTTCTGTTGTGGTCACTTCCACTGTCCAAACCTCTTTCAAACCCGAGAAGATTGTCTTTCATGTCATCACTGACAAGAAGACTTATGCTGGTATGCACTCATGGTTTGCACTCAACCCTCTTCAACCAGCAATTGTTGAGGTGAGAGGAGTTCACCAATTTGACTGGTTAACAAGAGAGAATGTACCTGTGCTTGAGGCTATTGAGAGCCAGCATGGTATCAGGGATTACTACCATGGAAATCATGTTGCTGGGGCCAACCTTAGTGAGACTACTCCTCGATCATTTGCTTCCAAATTGCAGGCCAGAAGTCCAAAGTACATTTCTTTACTCAACCATCTTCGTATATACCTGCCAGAG CTGTTTCCGAACCTCGACAAAGTagtctttttagatgatgatgtggtAATTCAGCGTGATCTATCAGGGCTATGGGAGATTGACCTCAAGGGAAAAGTTAATGGGGCAGTAGAAACCTGTAAAGGTGAAGACGAGTGGGTGATGTCCAAGCGTTTCAAGAACTATTTCAATTTTTCTCATCCTCTGATTACAAAGCGTTTAAACCCTGATGAATGTCCATGGGCATATGGTATGAACATCTTTGATTTACGTGCATGGAGGAAAACAGATATCAGAGATACATATCATTTTTGGTTGAAGGAG AATCTGAAGTCAAACTTGACTCTGTGGAAGCTTGGCACATTACCCCCTGCTCTGATTGCATTCAGAGGCCATGTTCACCAAATTGACCCCTCATGGCACTTGCTTGGTTTGGGTTACCAGAGTAAGACCAGCATTGAGAGTGTGAAGAATGCAGCGGTGATTCACTACAATGGCCAGTCGAAGCCATGGCTAGAGATTGGCTTTGAGCATCTCCGGCCTTTTTGGACCAAGTACGTTAATTACAACAATGAATTTGTAAAGAACTGCCATATCTTGGAGCCTTAA